From a single Deltaproteobacteria bacterium genomic region:
- a CDS encoding P-II family nitrogen regulator — protein sequence MIMVRAIVRPEKSDDVLAALMDAGFPAVTKYSVAGRGKQRGIKIGEVTYDEIPKTMLMSVVGAADKDFVISVIMKAARSGAKGAFGDGKIFVSDVSDVYTISSGICDTASEGVEP from the coding sequence ATGATCATGGTCAGAGCAATCGTCCGCCCCGAAAAATCCGATGACGTCCTGGCGGCCCTGATGGACGCCGGCTTCCCGGCGGTGACCAAATATTCCGTGGCCGGCCGCGGCAAGCAGCGCGGTATCAAGATTGGGGAAGTGACCTACGACGAGATTCCCAAAACCATGCTCATGAGCGTGGTGGGTGCGGCGGACAAGGATTTTGTCATCAGCGTGATCATGAAGGCCGCCCGCAGCGGCGCCAAGGGCGCGTTTGGCGACGGGAAGATTTTCGTCAGCGATGTCAGTGATGTCTACACCATCAGTTCCGGGATCTGCGACACCGCGTCCGAAGGAGTTGAGCCATGA
- the nifH gene encoding nitrogenase iron protein: MRKIAIYGKGGIGKSTTTQNTVAGLAEMGKQVMVVGCDPKADSTRLLLGGLAQKSVLDTLRDEGEDVDLSDIRKAGFKGTWCVESGGPEPGVGCAGRGIITSINMLESLGAYEASEKLDYAFYDVLGDVVCGGFAMPIRDGKAEEIYIVCSGEMMAMYAANNICKGIMKYAESGSVRLGGLICNSRNVDNEKEMIEELAKKIGTQMIYFVPRDNDVQRAEINRMTVIEWKPDAPQADHYRNLANKIDQNDMFIKPKPLQIEELEKLLMDFGLLEAV, from the coding sequence ATGAGGAAGATCGCAATTTACGGCAAAGGCGGCATCGGCAAGTCCACCACCACGCAGAATACCGTCGCCGGGCTGGCCGAGATGGGCAAGCAGGTCATGGTTGTCGGCTGCGACCCCAAGGCCGACTCCACCCGTTTGCTGCTGGGCGGCCTGGCCCAGAAGTCCGTTCTGGATACCCTGCGCGACGAAGGCGAGGACGTGGATTTGTCCGATATCCGCAAGGCCGGGTTCAAGGGCACCTGGTGCGTGGAATCCGGCGGACCGGAGCCGGGCGTGGGCTGCGCCGGTCGCGGCATCATCACCTCCATCAACATGCTCGAATCCCTGGGCGCCTACGAGGCGTCCGAAAAGCTCGACTACGCCTTTTACGACGTTCTGGGCGACGTGGTCTGCGGCGGATTCGCCATGCCCATCCGCGACGGCAAGGCCGAGGAAATCTACATTGTCTGTTCCGGCGAGATGATGGCCATGTATGCGGCCAACAACATCTGCAAGGGCATCATGAAATACGCCGAATCCGGCAGTGTTCGCTTGGGCGGATTGATCTGTAATTCCAGAAACGTGGATAATGAAAAAGAGATGATCGAGGAACTGGCCAAGAAAATCGGCACACAGATGATCTATTTCGTGCCCCGCGACAATGACGTGCAGCGCGCGGAAATCAACCGCATGACCGTCATCGAATGGAAGCCGGATGCGCCACAGGCCGATCACTACAGGAATCTGGCCAATAAAATCGATCAGAACGATATGTTCATCAAGCCAAAGCCGTTGCAAATCGAAGAACTTGAGAAGTTGCTCATGGATTTTGGCCTGCTCGAAGCAGTCTAA